From Ptychodera flava strain L36383 chromosome 3 unlocalized genomic scaffold, AS_Pfla_20210202 Scaffold_26__1_contigs__length_13983176_pilon, whole genome shotgun sequence, one genomic window encodes:
- the LOC139125993 gene encoding protein white-like translates to MDEDGRFFLGARRRFQESGSDSDSDSQESSFVSFRFRAPRRSTIFQDQRLTLTWDGITVRTIPKRSRLPWKRNDTYDELGKEIVSRVSGFAKPGALLAILGPSGSGKSTLLDAITFRTKNGLEVDGNILTNGEPADDSITSAMAYVQQEDLFLSTLTVREHLQFQAMLRMDREITGKERLERVEEVIGELGLTECASTRIGEAGSANGISGGERKRLSLAAEILTDPPILICDEPTTGLDKFMAEVVASKLSDLSTSGHTIICTIHQPSSEIFQHLDNILMLCEGRCAYMGPRDELVEYFSGIGYNCPETYNPADYFIEKLSIGPDTPDTDTQQTICNCFDQSKYYNKVQEVLHDQMFKGRIRRKSIMKKLKSVSESTYKNSWLTQFVALLWRCAVRTIRDGDLLKVRLYSALVMSLVIGLAYFQIPYSQSGVQSIQGMLAMMIYLVGMYSFWQTIRSIQPEAVLFFREHSSGMYRTDTYFLAKSLMEIPICLIVAILGGSISYWMTGLNPEIERFFIYLFLLFITGLAASALGFTVSTACTTDGVALAVAAFIIMPVDIFTGFYINVETIPVYLRWFEYISYTRYGYEALSINQWFEYGDLACDVDLNKTENICLPDGDSVLEVYSFYPKHFPRNVTMLLILAVGFQLIAYLLLLGRTYLKLGHRKNM, encoded by the exons ATGGACGAAGATGGCCGGTTTTTTCTCGGCGCCAGGCGGCGTTTTCAAGAAAGTGGAAGCGACTCGGACAGCGACAGTCAGGAGTCGTCCTTCGTCTCGTTCCGGTTCAGGGCGCCGCGGCGGTCGACCATCTTTCAGGACCAGAGATTGACCCTAACATGGGATGGCATCACGGTGCGAACTATCCCGAAGAGGAGCCGTCTTCCATGGAAACGAAATGACACATATGACGAGCTGGGGAAAGAAATTGTCAGTAGAG TGAGCGGCTTTGCGAAACCAGGTGCATTGTTGGCAATACTGGGACCCAG CGGTAGCGGTAAATCCACTCTACTGGATGCAATCACATTCCGTACAAAGAATGGACTTGAAGTTGACGGCAATATCTTGACCAATGGAGAACCCGCAGACGACTCCATCACCAGCGCTATGGCGTACGTCCAACAGGAAGACCTGTTTCTGTCGACGCTCACTGTCAGAGAGCACTTGCAATTTCAG GCAATGTTAAGAATGGATCGTGAAATAACCGGAAAGGAGAGACTTGAACGGGTGGAAGAAGTCATAGGAGAG CTTGGTCTTACGGAATGCGCCAGCACTAGGATCGGTGAAGCAGGCTCTGCGAACGGGATATCGGGTGGCGAGAGAAAAAGACTATCTTTGGCAGCAGAG ATCTTAACAGACCCGCCCATATTGATCTGTGATGAACCTACAACAGGACTCGATAAATTTATGGCGGAAGTTGTCGCCagcaaattgagtgatttatcgACCAGCGGACATACTATTATATGCACAATTCACCAGCCATCgtcagaaatatttcaacatctAGATAA TATACTGATGTTGTGTGAAGGGCGCTGTGCTTACATGGGTCCAAGAGACGAATTGGTAGAATACTTCAGTGGCATCGGTTACAACTGTCCAGAAACCTATAATCCTGCTGattatttcatagaaaaattATCAATCGGTCCTGATACTCCAGATACAGACACCCAACAG acAATATGCAATTGTTTTGATCAATCTAAGTACTACAACAAAGTTCAGGAAGTTCTTCACGACCAAATGTTTAAAGGAAGAATACGGAGAAAGTCTATCATG AAAAAGTTGAAAAGCGTTTCAGAATCAAC ATATAAGAACAGCTGGCTTACACAGTTTGTAGCCCTTCTGTGGAGATGTGCAGTACGTACTATCAGAGACGGGGACTTGCTGAAAGTTCGGCTCTACTCGGCTTTG gTCATGTCTCTCGTTATTGGTTTGGCCTACTTTCAAATCCCATACTCGCAGAGTGGCGTACAGAGTATCCAAGGAATGTTAGCAATGATGATATACCTGGTTGGCATGTACTCTTTCTGGCAAACAATACGG AGTATACAACCAGAAGCAGTCCTCTTCTTTCGTGAACACTCTAGTGGGATGTACAGAACTGACACATACTTCTTGGCGAAGAGTCTCATGGAG ATTCCGATTTGCTTAATCGTTGCAATTCTCGGAGGATCCATCTCTTATTGGATGACAG GTTTAAATCCCGAGATTGAAAGATTTTTCATATACCTGTTTTTGCTGTTCATTACCGGACTCGCCGCCTCTGCACTCG GTTTTACCGTGTCCACGGCGTGTACTACAGATGGTGTAGCTTTGGCCGTCGCTGCCTTCATAATAATGCCAGTTGATATATTCACAGGGTTCTACATCAATGTTGA GACAATCCCTGTATACCTACGTTGGTTTGAGTACATATCATACACAAGGTATGGTTACGAGGCACTGTCTATCAACCAATGGTTCGAGTACGGAGACCTTG CGTGTGACGTGGATTTAAATAAAACCGAGAATATTTGCCTGCCGGATGGTGATTCTGTTTTAGAAGTGTACAGTTTTTATCCA aaacattttcccCGGAATGTGACGATGCTACTCATACTTGCCGTCGGATTTCAGCTGATAGCGTACTTGCTGTTGCTCGGTAGAACGTATCTGAAACTAGGTCATCGCAAAAATATGTGA